A window of Fusarium falciforme chromosome 1, complete sequence genomic DNA:
GTCTAACCGACCCGACAAAAGTCATGCCGTTTTGGTGGAAATATTTTGCGAGCAATTTCCGGGTGAGCTTCTGACCATGATCACGACGCAAGCGCGGTGCTAACGATTGTCTCTCAGGCCCGCAATATTCTGATGGACGTCCCACGCAGTGTCATTCCCATTGAAGGGCCCTCACTGGGCCAAGGTTCTtcgttttttttcttaatccCTTCTATCTCTTCAAACGTAAACTGCGGGCCGCTGCCACTCGTGGCAAGTTTCATGATTCGGCAGACTTAAGGTTGCTCGGCGGCAAATAAAAGTCTGTCATTAAGTCCCCCGCCCAAGAGCTCAACGTCCCATATATTGGGCTTACCCTCAAGCGTTACTTCGAACTCGAGCGTCTCTTCCAGCAACTTGGCATTAATGTTGAACAAGCGAAGCATACTACAAAGGATCTTAACCAGAGCAAGCTTCCCCCTCCGACCGTGGGCGATATGCAAAGAGGTCTGCTCGAATAGGATAGGGCGGCATGCAGATGCTGCCGCCTCGATCTGAGGTCAAAGATGGGAGCGCTTAGAATGTGACGGGCATTGGCCGTGCGCGGGTGCCGGCGCCAAGGCGGGCGGGCTACCACTGACCGTGAGGAGTCTGTTCGACCTTACGGTGTCGCGTGTTGGAGAGACGGGGATCGCGTCGGACACTGCGACAATCCAACAGCTGGCGCTTTCTGGCAGGGAGACCGATGTCTGTGCGCCAACCCTGTTGTTGTCGAACCACCTATTGTGATGTATCATGTTTTCCCCTTGATGATGGGTGTTTTATGGCTTTCAGCGAGGCTTCTTGGCGAAGAGACGGAGTCGGTCAGTCGGACGAGAAAGGGAGGGGGGACTGCGTGGTTTTGGGTGCCACGTGAATGGTTTAATTTGATTGGCCAGATGTCCACATACGGCCTCCCCGCCGTCGGTGGAATTGCTCCGGGGTGCATAATGGGCTCACCCTACATTCCTGATGGTCTAGGCCTTGCGCACTCTAGCGAATAGACCACCGGTCTAGAGCCTCCCCATCATATCGAGAGTTAAACGAGCCAGTTTCGAGTATAAGACTACCGTCGTGGTAGAATACGATTTCATGTAGTATCAACTTATGAATCCCGTCTTCTGCCGGCCAGGACCTATGCATCCCATATCTTGACTTTCCTGAGCAATAAGTCTCTAGATCCAAGAGGTGGGCAACAACAATAGTCCCCGCAAAGATAGGTAGCATGGCGGCTACGGGTTGTACTTTCAAGCCTAAAGATGTGTGCGTATCACCCAGCCTAAACCAGTGGTGCTTGAATCTAAGAATGCGAATAGTGCAGAGAGTCATATCCAGCTTATCATTCAGAAGCTGCGTGACATGGACAGCGGTTTTCGCAGCGCCGTCAAGCATCAGCAAAAGGCTGTGGAGGCGACCTTGGTTGAATGGAGGCGCAGCGAATTGTTAATAAATGCGAACAATAAAAAGCTGGTGGAGGAGACAGGGCCAAATAAGTAGACAGATATTGATCGCAGAAGGCCCTGGGGCTCCGTAGCGTGGATATGGGAATGGATATGGATCCACCTTATGGATCCATATGTGGATTTCGTGGCATGGATTTGAACCCTGTTACCAGAACAGAAAGAAGATTGAGCATCAGAACCGTGGCGAGGACGCAGAGTGTTGTGCAGAGCCATTTGGTGACCATGATGGGATAAAACTAGAGGGCCATTTCTGGCCAGCAAGAGAGGCATTATCCGGCGAAGGGGCTGATAGCCGGCCATGATGAGCTCAAGGTTGATCATGGCCCTGGTGACGCCGTGAGAGGGCTAGTCTGGTAGTTGGGGAAAGGATGGTGGCTCCATACACATATTGATGGAAGGCCCGGCAGACCAGAGAGACTTCGTGGGTTTTGCATTTCTCAGGAGTTTCATTTCTCATGGTTCGGTTTCGAAACCTTTCAACAGCGAGCTGTTGAAGATATACGGGGAGGAGTGTTGCAGCACAGCTGTCGATCCCCGTTCTTGGCCTGGAGGAAGCGTGTAGAGAAACAATTCGCATCGTTATTGGCAAGATGTATTTAAAAGAACAATAGCTACAGTAGGTAGGCGATGGAATTAGAGAGTATTTCTAAGCAAAACACCACATTCCGTCTTACTAGAATCCGCGAGTTGCCAGTTGGACCTCAGAAGATGCCTTTGACTCGCAGTCATATGACTGTGCTGCTCCAGTGGTTGAGTTGGCTGATGACTTTCTGCTCCCCGCCTCATCATCCTATCTTTCGTCTCGGTGCAGGGTAATCTCAGGCGTCATCATTACCCCATTTCGAATCGGTGACATCTATGCTCCATCATCGGCGCCCTCGCTACCTGCCACGGCATATGCCCGATATGAGATATTAGTAGCCTTGCCACCTGATTCGCCGCTGAAGGTTTCCAGGGAACAGTGGTATTATTCGCCGTGTTGTGGTTTCGACTCGGGCCAGAGCTAGCATTCTTGCTTCCGGTCATCATTTCGACAAGGCGATTTAGGATAGTAAACTCCAGTTTTAGCTTTATGCTATAAACGAAGGACTTATACGAGGTCTAATACTCGTACTAGTTCGCATACTCAAGAGCCAGGATAGTGATATcgaggataataataaggacgttaataagaataaggtACTTCATCAGCCGGCGACTTAACCTCTTATTTCCCACCGACTATTCAAATCTCATGAGTTTAACGGTTTCGACGATATAGAAACTAGAGGAGAaaatttattagagaaaGAAGACAGTGACTTAGATCTTTTCCATGATCAAGTAGGGCTTCTTCCACATCTCGGGGCTACTAGAGAAAGAGCCATAGACCATGGGGATAATAGCGCCGTGGCAGAAAACTCCGTCAACGATAATCATCCATAAGATAAGGCAGAGGCGTATTTGGTTTCGCAGCATTAAAAGCAGCCATGACCATAGCACCATTAATTAACCGCTAACCATACATACCTAGCCGGCCATAACCAACGTGCAAGCCAAGTAGCCCAGTAAAAGCGACccaaaatacttaataaggaaGCCTACGCAATATAAGGGAATGCCCCAAGTCGCGACAAAGACGGTCCAAAAGTATAGCCCGACATAACGTTTGAACGTTCCCCAGATAAGGAAGTTAAGCTTGATAACATTATAAAAGGAGATTGCGAGAAAAACGATAATAATTGTCAGGGTTATGTGGGAGTCGCCGCCAGAACCGGAACCGAAGCCGCGATCGTGCAGCAAAATCGCCATTAGAGATtacaagaaaaagaagaaaaaacaaTATTAAAGGGTTACCTAAAACACAAGGGAAGCCAAGCAGATACCATCTGCCTGAAAACGGGGAGAAGCACAGAACAGGCAGTCTTTCAATCGCAGATAAAGTAGAAAGCCGATAGTTATAAGTCAAGCACCTAGTTCCGCCATTATGGCCCTTATTGTTGCACACCGAAAGCTCGAGCCAGAGCTTAAATTTCTCTCTAGACCAAGGTCTTCGGGAGTTTAAGACTACAGAAGAGGCTTCATCTAAGGGGGCCCACCGCATGGAGGGGCCTAACTCATAGGGGCCCAGGCCTTGTCTTCAAGCCTTGGCTAGCGGAAGCCCAGAAACATGCCATCTTGGCCTAGATCAAGTATCAAGAGAGGCTACTCCGTAGTAATACGCATCTAATTTCGAAAGCTAAATAGCTAGGTTTATTAGACCAGGGAAATACTAAAGAGCCAGCCACTTCCCCTGACTAGCTTCCCGGTTAGTCAAAGCCAGGGTACAGAGGGAGGGAAGCCATTTGAGAAGAATGTCATATCAATATGGGGTTAAACCTCTAACCTAAACAAAGTAGACGATCGGTGAGCGCCTTAGAGTGCAGAAATGTACGTAGGAGTACGGCGCCGACCTCGAGGGCCCTCGGCCGCTCTGACCGGGAGCCTAGGGGACCCTGGATCCGGGGGCGGCCCGGCACATTACGTAGTAGGCTTTGGCTAATATTTAGCGCAGTACCGAGGCAAGTGCGTGGACTCCAGGTAAAAGCAATCCGCCTGGCTAAACACTATTTTGATGTGAGCGTTCCGTGGCCTTGCCAAAATACTTACGTACATGTTAAAAGGTGGTAAGGGCGCCCTCTCTAGTCGTCAATCGCTCTGAGAATAGCGTCCTCCCAAAGAATACCGTGAACTTGCCTCCAATCAGACACGTCCATTACCTATGAACCCCAGGCACCCATCCCCGTCCGGATGCTcccctcatcatcaattgTTGTACAGCCCAGAAGTTGCAACGAATATATGAGCCAGCTGGCCTTCGGAACGGCAACACCTAGAGCCCCTTGTGTATGtgtataataagaattaccccGCCGGAACATCATCGTCCCCTGGTTGAGCAAGCAAAGGATCGATAGATCCATCAAGCAACTGACTGTCCGAAAGAGGCTGATCCCCCAAGCTTTTAGACGCGGAGATCTGCCAAGCCCGGTAGGCAGAGAGCTGTCACCCAACTGAACGCGTTGAGCGTCTGGACAGTGCGGCGGAATAGGCAGGCGCTCGTGCTATGAGAAACGCCGCTGCACACCCTGGCCAGCCATAACCTGGTTTGGCATCGGTGCAGCCATACCATAGGGGTTCATCTGCGGATTGAAGGGTTCAACGACCTGCGACATGAAGGCACCGTGGAGTCCTTGTTGCTGAGTAACTGGACAGTCCTTGTGGGCAAAAAGAAGCGTCTTTAGGTTGACCGCCTCTTCTCTGAGCTGGGTGACTTGCACCGTCAAGGCATCGTTCTCCGTATTGAACATCTCAACCTTGGTCTGCAGGTTGGTTAGCCATCGTTTCTTCCTCTGACGACACTTGAGGGCAGCGACGCTGGTTCAAAGAGTCAGTAGACATGTCTCAATACAGAACAATCAAGTGTTCTAGAACATACCGATTGCGCTCGAGGAAGTTCTttcgcttctcctcgtccgtCATCTCTGACTTGGATCTGCCCTCCTCCGGTTTCATCTTGGACTTGTCATCAGAGAAATCCATGTCACCATTAATAGCAGCGGTATTGATCTTGGATTTCTTATTAGCGGGAGCATTAGCTAGGGGCTCATCCGCTTTTCGTCGGCCGTAGGTGGGAGGGGGGTTcctcttgcccttgcctCGCGTATTGGGCCTGGCCTGTTCGCTCTCATCCGAAGCAATATTACTCTCACTCATGCTGCGAGCAGAGCCAATGGAGCCCCCATTAACACTCGACACCTGCGGCGAAGTGTTCATATTCTGTGGAGCGACGGGAGCAGGGTCAACGTGGCCGGGGGCGCCTGAAGTGACGGCGAATTGGTTCGTACTCTGGGCACCGTTCCTATCTTGGGCCAACATGAATAGACCATTCGCAGCGTCGTTATCGCGGGGGTCAAAAGGGCCCGATGTGGGCTTCGCCTCGGGTTTGACGGTTGTCGCACCGTTGGGCATTTCTTGGGGTTGAGAGGTTACAGATGGTTGCTGTTGCTCATGCGggggtggtggttgttgtcCTTGTGGTCGCGGAGAAGCACCGTTCTGATCAAGTTTGGCCGCAGCGCTTATAGCAGTTCGGTGGAAGTCGAGAGTG
This region includes:
- a CDS encoding BZIP domain-containing protein, which translates into the protein MSSLCSRLSPAMLSGQVNDYFGDTHHLLGGSPTPNEPFLRTGLTPGGSGSMFPAPSPNSRLFAYLASGGATPSTLDFHRTAISAAAKLDQNGASPRPQGQQPPPPHEQQQPSVTSQPQEMPNGATTVKPEAKPTSGPFDPRDNDAANGLFMLAQDRNGAQSTNQFAVTSGAPGHVDPAPVAPQNMNTSPQVSSVNGGSIGSARSMSESNIASDESEQARPNTRGKGKRNPPPTYGRRKADEPLANAPANKKSKINTAAINGDMDFSDDKSKMKPEEGRSKSEMTDEEKRKNFLERNRVAALKCRQRKKRWLTNLQTKVEMFNTENDALTVQVTQLREEAVNLKTLLFAHKDCPVTQQQGLHGAFMSQVVEPFNPQMNPYGMAAPMPNQVMAGQGVQRRFS